The Chitinophagales bacterium genome has a window encoding:
- a CDS encoding co-chaperone GroES — protein sequence MANKVNITPLHDRVIVEPAAAEEKTASGIIIPDSAKEKPQRGVVVAAGPGKKDEPMTVKAGDTVLYGKYAGTEIALEGTDYLIMRESDILAII from the coding sequence ATGGCTAACAAAGTGAACATTACTCCCCTTCATGACAGGGTGATCGTAGAACCGGCTGCTGCCGAAGAGAAAACTGCGAGCGGTATCATCATCCCTGATTCAGCAAAAGAGAAACCACAGCGTGGTGTTGTAGTGGCTGCTGGCCCCGGTAAAAAAGATGAGCCAATGACCGTAAAAGCAGGCGATACTGTACTGTATGGTAAATATGCCGGTACAGAAATAGCGCTGGAAGGTACAGACTACCTGATCATGCGCGAAAGCGATATCCTGGCAATCATCTAG
- a CDS encoding PKD domain-containing protein, with product MKHLYKYCTIFILILSTCYTYAQSTGAFTASPTSGCVPLSVAFSSQETQFTHSWDFGNGPPITNASPSPSTTYVTPGTYTVTHTVTGPNGTKTASTTITVFPTPTVDFTASSTNVCPDQAVTFTYTGNASSSGTPTFSWVFGNNATPATGSTSPATTSYSAAGQYNVTLSVTNSNSCYYSLTKKLYITVKEKPIVNFTASQTDFCTDTATVLFTPNITGGAPGPYVYAWNLDIPGSATSSATSPIHTYMGPAPKQYSVKLTVSSSNGCDGSVTKSNYVRLHKPQAGFTGPSDACVFTPVNFTNASPTTGASHTWDFGDNTGQLVALNGSHIYSAAGTYTVKVYTSIGGCVDSAMRTIIIHPQPSASIKQVPDSVCPAPQVICFKTVPAMSGYQWSIQDSFGLSTSTSSNPCHTYTTNGEFPVDLVITDANGCMDTIFKTVKIYELNIEARVNTHYARPPAYADSGCVPFFASFSVNLYRENKIPYPYGVKSYQWDFGDGGTSTSKNPTHTYTNIGHFRVLVTIETQNGCTIKDSLYIKTGYLHVVDSFEVSDTLICPRTWVKFVARARRDTSIYVKSYDTLKYHWNFGDSTKAVVVGDSVKWHFYQGGPPCIDSFTVKLYVSHNGCISGTKVEEHFVIKEPPCADFGFMLDSCDNRLRVRFINRSQSYSSSKWFFGDNDTSTLDNPVHIYPTKGKYLVTLIVHNDSTHCNDTMRQMIFFGDNPPEVVANKTELCVGDSVLFFAFLKEDTSFALFDWYLNGVKVSAQIDNYKKVFNQPGQYTIMVTTTNVHTNCIDTLIKNAWITVGGPTAGFVTDKTHLCNPDTVRFTDTSFAGAGTSIVRRTWYWGRSPGDTLTISGVSRTVLYDSTGDYDNGLVVVDNLGCADTVFRSQYIHVLKPDAAFNVQSPLCVGAEAKFFNGSTNAVKFRWNFGDGGIDTVNSDPTHIYNAMGTFNAQLVVTDTFGCKDTTALIPVETTKPIANFTLSDSMSVCAPLIVNFDGTVSLREKRYEWHFDDGSSPGYKKTHTVVFNDVKEYHVKLIVTDSLGCKDSITKPIQVLGYAGAFSYDPISGCTPLTVNFTSKVKGSIPTIIWDFGDGNTLLGSYQQLKVSHTYNTPGRYLPRMIFNNGLGCKVGSAGLDTILVDGVIADFETGPACQYSQVEFINKTWSEVTPIKTTNWTFHDGSFSALRNPKRNYGPPGTYKVKLVVTNTQGCIDSIEKNITINVPIEVSAGGDTIICLKDSAQLFPNGGVSYLWSPAATLSCTQCNNPFAFPQKKTVYTVISTDVNGCHDTGRTVVDIKTHVTSIVGEGAKICEGETTKLSVSGARTYLWSPGAYLDNVKSPAPSANPTKTTQFMVVAYEGSCIPDTNYVEVLVHPKPTVNVRGEKTIIAGTSADLLASGDNIVRFLWSPANTLSCADCANPIASPFKNTVYKVKVFTLYDCVDSADVKIMVLCDNSQLYIPNTFTPNGDGMNDIFMVRGSGISTLKSFRVYNRWGELLFERLNANVNDQTAGWDGTFNGAQLPPDVYVYMVEAYCENGDLLKTKGDITIIR from the coding sequence ATGAAACACTTATATAAATATTGCACCATATTTATTCTTATATTATCTACATGCTATACCTATGCTCAATCCACTGGTGCTTTTACAGCATCACCAACATCCGGTTGTGTGCCATTATCGGTTGCATTCAGTAGCCAGGAAACTCAGTTTACCCATTCCTGGGATTTTGGCAACGGCCCTCCGATCACCAATGCGTCACCCTCTCCGTCAACTACTTATGTTACACCGGGTACCTATACTGTAACACACACTGTTACAGGTCCTAATGGGACCAAAACAGCATCAACAACCATAACGGTATTCCCTACACCTACGGTAGATTTTACAGCATCAAGTACAAATGTTTGTCCTGATCAGGCAGTTACATTTACGTATACCGGCAATGCGAGTAGTTCTGGCACACCTACCTTTAGTTGGGTATTTGGCAATAACGCAACCCCTGCAACGGGGTCTACGTCACCAGCCACAACCAGCTATTCTGCTGCAGGTCAGTATAACGTAACATTAAGTGTTACCAATAGCAACAGTTGTTATTATTCTCTGACTAAAAAACTATATATAACTGTAAAAGAAAAACCGATAGTAAACTTTACTGCCAGTCAGACTGATTTTTGTACAGACACCGCTACGGTATTATTTACTCCAAATATAACGGGAGGTGCTCCGGGACCGTATGTATATGCCTGGAACCTTGACATTCCGGGCAGTGCCACCAGCAGCGCTACCAGCCCTATACATACTTATATGGGACCAGCTCCCAAACAATATTCTGTCAAACTAACTGTGTCATCCAGCAATGGTTGTGACGGGTCTGTTACGAAATCCAACTATGTTAGATTACATAAACCACAGGCAGGGTTTACAGGGCCTTCTGATGCTTGTGTATTTACACCAGTGAATTTTACGAATGCGTCCCCAACAACGGGTGCTTCTCATACATGGGACTTTGGTGACAATACCGGCCAACTGGTTGCTTTGAATGGAAGTCATATTTATTCTGCCGCCGGAACATATACAGTGAAGGTGTATACATCTATTGGAGGGTGTGTTGATTCGGCAATGAGGACGATCATCATACATCCTCAACCAAGTGCATCTATTAAGCAGGTGCCAGATTCTGTCTGTCCGGCACCACAGGTAATATGTTTTAAGACAGTACCGGCAATGTCGGGGTATCAATGGTCTATCCAGGATAGTTTTGGTTTATCAACAAGTACGTCGTCCAATCCCTGCCACACTTACACGACCAATGGTGAATTTCCGGTGGATCTTGTGATCACAGATGCTAATGGCTGCATGGATACTATATTCAAGACAGTTAAGATCTACGAGTTGAATATTGAAGCCAGGGTTAATACTCATTATGCCAGGCCTCCGGCTTATGCTGACTCCGGTTGCGTTCCCTTTTTTGCGTCGTTTAGCGTAAATCTATACAGGGAAAACAAAATTCCGTATCCGTATGGTGTAAAAAGTTACCAGTGGGATTTTGGTGATGGTGGTACCTCGACTTCGAAAAACCCAACACATACCTATACAAACATAGGCCATTTCAGGGTGCTGGTAACGATCGAGACCCAAAATGGATGTACCATAAAAGACAGTTTATACATTAAGACAGGATACCTTCATGTCGTAGACTCATTTGAGGTTTCAGATACATTGATATGTCCCAGGACCTGGGTGAAGTTTGTAGCTCGCGCAAGACGTGATACTTCAATTTATGTAAAAAGCTACGATACATTGAAATATCACTGGAACTTCGGAGATAGTACAAAAGCGGTTGTTGTTGGTGATTCTGTAAAATGGCACTTTTACCAGGGAGGACCTCCTTGTATAGACTCCTTTACCGTAAAACTGTATGTGTCGCATAATGGGTGTATTTCAGGTACGAAGGTTGAAGAACATTTTGTGATCAAAGAACCGCCTTGTGCAGATTTTGGTTTTATGCTTGACTCTTGTGATAATAGATTGAGAGTCAGATTTATTAATCGATCCCAAAGCTATTCATCTTCCAAATGGTTTTTCGGGGATAACGATACATCAACATTAGACAATCCGGTACATATATATCCTACAAAAGGAAAATATCTGGTGACGCTCATTGTTCACAATGACAGTACACATTGTAATGATACAATGAGACAGATGATCTTTTTTGGAGATAATCCTCCCGAAGTAGTTGCTAATAAAACAGAATTGTGTGTAGGAGATTCAGTGCTGTTTTTTGCTTTCCTTAAAGAAGATACAAGCTTTGCCCTTTTTGATTGGTATTTAAATGGTGTAAAAGTATCGGCACAAATAGACAATTACAAAAAAGTATTTAATCAGCCGGGTCAGTACACCATTATGGTAACAACGACTAATGTGCATACTAATTGTATTGATACTCTTATTAAAAATGCCTGGATAACAGTAGGGGGGCCAACGGCTGGTTTTGTAACAGACAAGACTCATCTCTGCAACCCTGACACTGTTAGATTCACTGATACGTCTTTTGCAGGTGCAGGCACCAGTATAGTCCGACGAACCTGGTATTGGGGGAGATCGCCCGGCGACACATTAACCATATCTGGAGTTAGTCGAACCGTATTATATGACAGTACCGGTGATTATGACAATGGACTTGTGGTTGTAGATAACCTGGGCTGTGCCGATACGGTTTTCAGAAGCCAGTATATCCATGTACTCAAGCCAGATGCTGCATTTAATGTGCAATCACCACTATGTGTTGGTGCAGAAGCTAAATTCTTTAATGGATCTACTAATGCCGTTAAGTTCCGTTGGAACTTTGGGGACGGCGGTATTGATACCGTAAATTCAGACCCAACGCATATCTATAATGCCATGGGCACTTTTAATGCACAATTGGTAGTAACAGATACTTTCGGGTGTAAAGATACTACTGCACTTATTCCTGTAGAAACAACCAAGCCTATCGCCAATTTTACACTTTCAGACTCAATGTCAGTTTGTGCTCCGCTGATCGTAAATTTCGATGGCACTGTTTCGTTGAGAGAGAAGAGGTACGAGTGGCATTTTGATGATGGCTCTTCACCGGGGTACAAAAAAACACATACCGTAGTGTTCAACGATGTGAAGGAATACCACGTTAAATTGATTGTAACTGATTCATTAGGCTGTAAAGACAGCATAACTAAGCCGATCCAGGTGTTGGGTTATGCCGGTGCCTTTAGCTACGACCCGATAAGTGGTTGTACTCCTTTGACTGTTAATTTTACTTCGAAGGTCAAAGGAAGTATTCCGACCATAATATGGGACTTTGGCGATGGTAACACTTTGTTGGGCAGTTATCAGCAATTGAAAGTATCACATACATATAATACTCCCGGCAGGTATTTGCCACGTATGATATTTAATAATGGGCTTGGGTGTAAGGTAGGTAGTGCAGGACTGGATACAATACTGGTAGATGGTGTCATTGCTGATTTTGAAACAGGACCTGCCTGCCAGTATTCACAAGTTGAGTTCATTAATAAAACCTGGAGCGAAGTTACTCCTATAAAAACTACCAATTGGACTTTCCATGATGGTTCCTTCAGCGCGTTAAGAAATCCAAAACGCAATTACGGGCCTCCGGGAACTTATAAAGTAAAACTGGTGGTGACGAATACTCAGGGCTGCATTGATTCAATTGAAAAGAATATTACTATCAATGTACCTATTGAAGTCAGTGCAGGGGGAGATACTATTATCTGCCTGAAAGACTCAGCACAATTATTCCCGAATGGCGGTGTGTCTTACTTATGGTCACCTGCTGCAACGTTAAGTTGTACTCAATGCAATAATCCATTTGCGTTCCCGCAAAAGAAAACTGTGTATACAGTCATCAGTACAGATGTAAATGGGTGTCATGATACAGGCAGGACTGTTGTGGATATCAAAACACATGTTACAAGTATTGTAGGTGAAGGTGCCAAGATATGCGAAGGAGAAACAACTAAGCTTAGTGTTTCAGGTGCAAGAACATATTTATGGTCACCTGGTGCCTACCTGGATAATGTAAAGAGTCCTGCACCTTCTGCCAACCCTACAAAAACCACGCAGTTTATGGTGGTTGCTTATGAGGGTAGTTGTATACCGGACACAAACTATGTTGAAGTATTAGTGCATCCCAAACCTACTGTAAATGTAAGGGGCGAAAAAACGATCATTGCTGGAACTTCGGCTGACCTGTTGGCGTCCGGGGACAATATTGTCAGATTCTTATGGTCGCCTGCAAATACACTATCGTGTGCAGATTGTGCCAACCCGATAGCTTCTCCGTTCAAAAACACAGTATATAAAGTTAAGGTGTTTACCCTGTATGATTGCGTTGACTCTGCAGATGTAAAGATCATGGTGTTGTGCGACAATAGCCAGTTGTACATACCCAATACATTCACGCCTAATGGCGATGGTATGAATGATATTTTTATGGTGCGTGGTTCGGGTATAAGCACACTAAAATCATTCAGGGTGTATAATCGTTGGGGTGAATTGTTGTTTGAACGGTTAAATGCAAACGTAAATGATCAAACAGCAGGATGGGACGGTACTTTCAATGGGGCACAACTGCCACCGGATGTGTATGTATATATGGTAGAAGCATATTGTGAGAACGGTGATCTGCTTAAAACTAAGGGTGATATAACCATTATTCGCTAA
- the acs gene encoding acetate--CoA ligase — protein MSYPFQIKTGEEYTRVYAESINNPEAFWAGVAEHFAWKRKWDKVLEWNFNKPDVKWFIGAKLNITENCLDRHLAENGDTIAITWEPNNPNEEVKTFTYKELHRHVCRFAHVLANNGVKKGDRVCIYMGMVAELAIAVLACARLGAIHSVIFGGFSAQSIADRVQDAQAEYIITGDGAYRGAKEIQLKSVVDDALTTCPFVKRVIVYERTGCAVSMIHHRDVWWSDELEKVQEDHFPAVEMDAEDPLFILYTSGSTGKPKGVVHTCGGYMIYTTYSFVNVFQYQQGDIYFCTADIGWITGHSYIVYGPLAAGATSLMFEGIPTWPDAGRFWDITDKHKVNILYTAPTAIRSLMASGLEYVENHDLGSLKVLGSVGEPINEEAWHWFHEHIGKKKCPVVDTWWQTETGGIMISNLAGVTPAKPAHATLPLPGIQPILLDEQGKEVSGNNVTGNLCIKFPWPSMIRTTWGDHERCKQAYFSAYPGMYFTGDGCLRDDKGNYRITGRVDDVMNVSGHRIGTAEVENAINMHEGVIESAVVGYPHDVKGTGIYAYVIADHIHIDQDHMRNNIMQTVSRIIGPIAKPDKIQFVSGLPKTRSGKIMRRILRKIAEGETDKLGDTTTLLDPAVVDEIIKNKQ, from the coding sequence ATGTCATATCCATTTCAGATAAAAACAGGTGAAGAATATACCCGTGTTTATGCGGAGAGCATCAATAACCCCGAAGCTTTCTGGGCAGGCGTTGCAGAGCATTTTGCCTGGAAAAGAAAGTGGGACAAAGTGCTGGAATGGAACTTTAATAAGCCTGACGTGAAATGGTTCATCGGGGCAAAGCTGAACATAACCGAAAACTGCCTGGACAGGCACCTGGCTGAAAATGGAGATACAATTGCCATCACATGGGAGCCAAACAACCCCAATGAAGAAGTTAAAACATTCACATACAAAGAGTTACACAGACATGTATGTCGTTTTGCTCATGTTTTGGCCAATAACGGGGTAAAAAAAGGTGATCGTGTATGCATTTACATGGGTATGGTGGCAGAACTTGCTATTGCAGTGCTGGCCTGCGCGCGCCTGGGCGCGATACATTCCGTAATATTCGGGGGATTCAGCGCACAGAGTATAGCTGACAGGGTACAGGATGCTCAGGCTGAATATATCATTACCGGCGATGGTGCTTACAGGGGTGCAAAAGAAATACAATTAAAATCCGTTGTAGATGATGCATTAACAACCTGTCCGTTTGTAAAAAGGGTGATTGTTTATGAAAGGACAGGCTGTGCGGTGAGCATGATACACCACAGGGACGTATGGTGGAGCGATGAACTGGAAAAGGTACAAGAAGATCATTTCCCGGCGGTGGAAATGGACGCGGAAGACCCACTGTTCATCCTATACACATCAGGCTCTACCGGTAAACCCAAAGGCGTAGTACACACCTGCGGAGGATATATGATATATACCACTTATTCATTTGTCAACGTATTTCAGTATCAGCAGGGCGATATTTATTTCTGTACGGCAGATATTGGTTGGATAACAGGCCACAGCTACATAGTATATGGCCCCTTAGCAGCAGGCGCTACATCATTAATGTTTGAAGGTATCCCCACATGGCCGGATGCCGGCCGTTTCTGGGACATCACTGATAAACACAAAGTGAATATCCTGTACACAGCACCCACAGCCATCCGTAGCCTGATGGCTAGTGGTCTTGAATATGTTGAAAACCACGACCTGGGTAGTCTGAAAGTATTAGGCAGTGTTGGAGAGCCTATTAACGAAGAAGCATGGCATTGGTTTCATGAACATATAGGCAAAAAAAAGTGTCCTGTTGTAGATACCTGGTGGCAAACAGAAACGGGAGGTATTATGATTTCGAACCTGGCAGGCGTGACCCCGGCTAAACCTGCACATGCTACATTGCCATTGCCCGGCATACAACCCATACTGCTGGATGAACAGGGTAAAGAGGTGTCAGGCAACAATGTAACGGGCAATCTGTGCATAAAATTCCCGTGGCCGTCTATGATACGTACTACCTGGGGCGACCATGAACGCTGTAAACAGGCTTATTTTTCTGCCTACCCCGGCATGTACTTTACCGGGGATGGTTGTCTGAGGGACGATAAAGGCAACTACCGCATTACAGGGCGTGTGGATGATGTAATGAACGTAAGTGGCCACAGAATAGGTACTGCTGAGGTAGAAAACGCCATCAATATGCACGAGGGGGTGATTGAAAGTGCCGTAGTAGGCTATCCACATGACGTAAAAGGCACGGGTATATATGCCTACGTGATAGCCGATCACATACATATAGATCAAGACCATATGCGCAACAATATCATGCAAACAGTTTCCCGCATCATCGGCCCTATAGCCAAGCCCGATAAGATACAGTTTGTATCCGGTCTGCCTAAAACACGCAGTGGCAAAATTATGAGACGGATATTACGCAAAATAGCAGAGGGTGAAACTGACAAACTCGGCGATACTACTACACTGCTGGATCCTGCGGTAGTGGATGAGATCATAAAGAATAAACAGTAG
- the groL gene encoding chaperonin GroEL (60 kDa chaperone family; promotes refolding of misfolded polypeptides especially under stressful conditions; forms two stacked rings of heptamers to form a barrel-shaped 14mer; ends can be capped by GroES; misfolded proteins enter the barrel where they are refolded when GroES binds), whose amino-acid sequence MSKQLFFNTNARNKMKAGVDALANAVKVTLGPKGRNVVIEKKFGAPAITKDGVSVAKEIELEDAIENMGAQMVKEVASKTADVAGDGTTTATVLAQAIITEGLKNVAAGANPMDLKRGIDKAVATTIENLKKQSEKVGNDNKKIEQVATISANSDSEIGKLIAEAMAKVGNEGVITVEEAKGTETTVEVVEGMQFDRGYLSPYFVTNTEKMNAELDNPYILIYDKKISTMKDILPLLEATVQTGRPLLIIAEDVDGEALATLVVNKLRGSLKIAAVKAPGFGDRRKEMLQDIAVLTGGTVISEEQGHKLDNATIEYLGQAESITLDKDNTTIVGGKGAKENIEMRIKQIKSQIESTTSDYDKEKLQERLAKLSGGVAVLYVGASTEVEMKEKKDRVDDALHATRAAVEEGIVPGGGIALIRAIESLAGMEGANNDETTGIAIIRRALEEPLRQIVENAGIEGSVVVQKVKEGKADFGFNARTEVYENMMAAGVIDPTKVTRVALENAASIASMLLTTECVIADKPEPKEAAGHDHGGMPGGMGMGY is encoded by the coding sequence ATGTCAAAACAATTGTTTTTTAATACGAATGCCCGTAATAAGATGAAAGCCGGTGTAGACGCCCTGGCTAATGCGGTGAAAGTAACATTAGGACCTAAAGGCCGCAATGTGGTAATTGAGAAGAAATTCGGTGCACCCGCTATAACAAAAGACGGTGTTTCTGTAGCTAAAGAAATAGAACTGGAAGACGCTATTGAGAACATGGGCGCCCAGATGGTGAAAGAAGTAGCTTCAAAAACCGCTGACGTAGCCGGTGATGGTACTACAACTGCAACTGTACTGGCACAGGCTATCATAACTGAAGGTTTGAAGAACGTAGCAGCAGGTGCTAACCCGATGGACCTGAAGCGTGGTATAGACAAAGCAGTTGCTACAACTATTGAAAACCTGAAGAAACAATCTGAAAAAGTAGGTAACGACAACAAGAAGATAGAGCAGGTAGCAACTATCTCTGCTAACAGCGATAGCGAAATAGGCAAACTGATAGCAGAAGCTATGGCCAAAGTAGGTAATGAAGGTGTTATCACTGTAGAAGAAGCAAAAGGTACTGAAACTACTGTAGAAGTGGTAGAAGGTATGCAGTTTGACCGTGGTTACCTGAGCCCGTACTTTGTAACCAATACTGAGAAAATGAACGCTGAGCTGGATAACCCTTACATCCTGATCTACGACAAGAAGATCAGCACGATGAAAGACATCCTGCCATTGCTGGAAGCTACTGTACAAACAGGCCGCCCGCTGCTGATCATAGCAGAAGATGTAGATGGCGAAGCACTGGCTACGCTGGTAGTAAACAAACTGCGTGGTTCGCTGAAAATAGCTGCTGTAAAAGCTCCGGGCTTTGGCGACCGTCGTAAGGAAATGCTGCAGGACATAGCTGTATTGACAGGTGGTACCGTTATCAGCGAAGAGCAGGGCCACAAACTGGACAATGCTACCATCGAGTACCTGGGCCAGGCTGAAAGCATCACGCTGGACAAAGACAACACAACAATAGTGGGTGGTAAAGGTGCTAAAGAGAACATTGAAATGCGCATCAAGCAGATCAAATCTCAGATTGAATCTACTACCAGCGATTACGATAAAGAAAAATTACAGGAACGCCTGGCTAAGCTGAGTGGTGGTGTTGCTGTACTGTACGTAGGTGCTTCTACCGAGGTAGAAATGAAGGAGAAGAAAGACCGCGTAGACGATGCACTGCACGCTACACGTGCTGCTGTTGAAGAAGGTATCGTACCTGGTGGTGGTATCGCGCTTATCCGCGCTATCGAATCACTGGCAGGTATGGAAGGTGCCAACAACGACGAAACAACCGGTATTGCAATCATCCGCCGTGCGCTGGAAGAGCCACTGCGCCAGATAGTAGAAAATGCAGGTATCGAAGGTTCTGTAGTAGTACAGAAAGTGAAAGAAGGTAAGGCTGATTTCGGTTTCAACGCACGTACTGAAGTGTATGAGAACATGATGGCAGCAGGTGTTATCGATCCTACAAAGGTTACCCGTGTAGCATTAGAGAACGCTGCTTCAATTGCCAGCATGTTACTGACCACTGAGTGTGTGATAGCTGACAAACCTGAGCCAAAAGAAGCTGCAGGCCACGACCATGGCGGAATGCCGGGTGGTATGGGCATGGGCTACTAA
- the lysA gene encoding diaminopimelate decarboxylase — protein sequence MYEPISNEQLIAVAKEFGTPTYVYHAEKIAQQYNKLKEAFKDHPTKIFYACKALTNINVLKYLKSLGSNVDCVSIYEVKLALKAGFAKENILFTPNCVDFDEIVQGTELGVNINIDNISILELFGHKFGNTYPICIRINPHIEAGGNYKISTGHVDSKFGISIHQMRHIERVVKTTNLNVRGLHMHTGSEIKDAAVFLRGLEVMFEMARHFDNLEYLDLGSGFKVPYRDDEIETDVDALGKQLTDAVKEFEAEYGKPLEIWFEPGKYLVSECGSFIVKANVIKQTPATVFVGVNSGFNHLIRPMFYDSYHKISNISNPDGAKRIYTVVGNICETDTFAWDRVINEVHENDLLVFHNAGAYCFEMSSNFNSRLKPAEVMIKEGKAFVIRERDEFEDLLRNQVEVL from the coding sequence ATGTACGAACCGATCAGTAACGAGCAGTTGATAGCAGTGGCCAAAGAGTTTGGCACACCCACTTATGTATATCATGCAGAGAAAATAGCTCAGCAATACAATAAACTGAAGGAGGCTTTTAAAGACCACCCGACCAAAATATTCTATGCCTGCAAGGCACTGACCAATATCAACGTGCTTAAATACCTGAAGAGCCTCGGCTCGAACGTAGACTGTGTGAGTATTTATGAAGTAAAACTGGCCCTCAAAGCGGGATTTGCCAAAGAGAATATACTGTTTACGCCCAACTGTGTTGATTTTGACGAGATCGTACAGGGAACAGAACTGGGTGTAAATATCAATATCGACAACATCTCAATACTTGAGTTGTTCGGACACAAGTTCGGGAATACCTATCCTATATGCATCCGTATCAATCCACACATTGAGGCGGGTGGCAACTACAAAATTTCTACAGGGCACGTAGACAGTAAGTTCGGTATCTCCATCCACCAGATGAGGCACATAGAGCGTGTGGTTAAAACCACCAACCTGAACGTACGCGGCCTGCATATGCATACCGGCAGCGAGATCAAAGACGCAGCTGTTTTCCTGCGCGGATTAGAGGTTATGTTCGAGATGGCGCGTCACTTTGACAACCTTGAATACCTTGACCTGGGAAGTGGATTTAAAGTGCCTTACCGCGATGACGAAATAGAAACAGACGTAGATGCCCTGGGGAAACAACTTACTGATGCAGTAAAAGAATTTGAAGCGGAGTATGGCAAGCCTTTGGAAATATGGTTTGAACCGGGCAAATACCTGGTGAGCGAATGTGGCAGCTTTATCGTTAAAGCCAATGTTATCAAACAAACACCCGCCACTGTATTTGTAGGTGTAAATTCCGGTTTCAATCACCTGATACGCCCTATGTTCTACGACTCATATCATAAGATCAGCAACATATCTAACCCAGATGGAGCGAAACGTATCTATACCGTTGTAGGTAATATTTGCGAAACGGACACTTTTGCCTGGGACCGTGTAATAAATGAAGTACACGAAAACGATCTGCTTGTTTTTCACAACGCAGGTGCCTACTGTTTTGAAATGAGCAGCAACTTCAACTCGAGACTGAAACCGGCAGAAGTAATGATAAAAGAAGGTAAAGCTTTTGTGATACGCGAGCGCGATGAGTTTGAAGACCTGCTACGCAACCAGGTAGAAGTTTTATAA
- a CDS encoding PorP/SprF family type IX secretion system membrane protein: MKKILIGYVVLMLFCSCQLLAQDIHFSQFYETSILRNPSFTGIFTGDYKVGVVYRSQWSSISKPYQTGVVNAETRIPVRGMNNDFVSIGLLAYYDKAGSVSLQTLTLYPALNYNKSLSSEKNTYLSVGFTGGFIQRSFDPSKATFDNQYQNGRYDPSYATGESFTQPSFNQLDMGAGFSFNTTTGQDNNINIVLGAAGYHFSRPKYSFFNDRNINIAMRLNLSAGLSVQASEKFSYQLHANYMSQGAYNELIAGGLLGWNKTEPSSSTIMFSIFGGIFYRFRDAIIPTVKVRYHDLSFGMSYDANVSKLTAASNLRGGYELTIVKTGLFRDPKYQKARTLCPHFY, translated from the coding sequence ATGAAGAAGATATTGATTGGATATGTTGTTTTGATGTTGTTTTGCAGCTGTCAGTTGCTGGCACAGGATATACATTTTTCACAGTTTTACGAAACTTCTATTCTACGTAACCCCTCGTTCACAGGGATATTTACAGGCGACTATAAAGTAGGTGTTGTTTACCGCAGTCAGTGGAGCAGTATCAGCAAACCTTATCAGACAGGCGTTGTAAATGCTGAAACAAGAATTCCTGTAAGGGGCATGAATAATGATTTTGTCAGTATTGGCCTGTTGGCATATTACGATAAGGCGGGCAGTGTAAGCCTGCAGACACTGACCTTGTATCCTGCATTGAACTATAATAAATCACTTAGCAGTGAAAAGAACACCTATCTGTCGGTAGGTTTTACAGGTGGCTTTATTCAACGCAGCTTTGATCCTTCAAAAGCAACTTTCGATAATCAATACCAGAATGGCAGGTACGACCCTTCATATGCTACCGGTGAGTCGTTCACGCAGCCCAGTTTCAACCAGTTAGATATGGGTGCCGGTTTCAGCTTTAATACAACCACAGGCCAGGATAATAATATAAATATAGTGCTGGGTGCAGCCGGCTACCACTTTTCCAGGCCTAAATATTCTTTCTTCAACGACAGGAATATCAATATAGCTATGAGGCTGAACCTGAGTGCAGGTTTAAGTGTTCAGGCAAGTGAAAAATTCAGCTACCAGTTGCACGCAAACTACATGAGTCAGGGTGCATATAATGAGCTGATAGCCGGAGGGTTGTTAGGCTGGAATAAGACGGAACCCAGCTCGTCAACTATCATGTTCTCCATATTTGGAGGTATATTCTACCGTTTCAGAGATGCGATAATACCTACTGTAAAGGTCCGTTACCACGACCTGTCATTTGGTATGAGCTATGATGCGAATGTGTCGAAATTGACTGCTGCCAGTAACCTGCGTGGCGGATATGAACTGACCATTGTAAAAACAGGCTTGTTTCGAGATCCTAAATACCAGAAGGCACGCACACTTTGCCCGCATTTTTATTGA